In Chloroflexota bacterium, the genomic stretch TCTTCGACGGCCAGAGCATTGTCGGCCTCAAGCCGCACGACATTACCGCCCGCGGCATCTCGCGCACCTTTCAGAACATCCGCCTGTTCAGCAATATGTCCGCCCTCGAAAATGTGATGGTCGGCAGTCAGGTGCGGATGCACTCCGGCCTGCTCGGCGCATCGCCGCTGGCCGCCTGGCCGCAATGGGCCAAGTGGCTCATCTTCGCCGCGGGCGTCAGCATCATCGTCGCCAACGTGCCAGTGTATCTGGTCTCAGGCAGTATTTCTCTCGCCTACTTGATGATTCTCCTGGGCTTCCCCAGCGCGCTCGTCGGCGCGATGCTGATCTCCACTCTCGTTGACGGCCTCTTCGGCGCGCTCTTCCGCCACCACACTGTCACTAAAGAAGAAGAAACGGCTGAAGAAAAAGCGCTCAAATTGCTGGATTACGTGGGCCTGGGGCGCGGCGAAGCGCACACGACCGCCAAGAACTTGCCTTACGGCCTGCAACGGCGATTGGAGATTGCGCGCGCCCTGGCCACCGAACCCAAATTGCTCCTGCTCGACGAGCCAACCGCCGGGATGAACCCCGCTGAAACTGCCGACCTTACCGCCTTCATCCGCCGCCTGCGCGACGATCTGGGCCTCACCATTCTGCTCATCGAGCACGACATGCGCGTGGTCATGGGCATCTCCGACCGGGTGACGGTGTTGGATCATGGCGAAAAGATCGCCGAAGGCCCCCCCGCCGAAGTCCAGCGCAACCCGCAAGTCATTGAAGCCTATCTCGGGAAAGGCACCGCCAGCGCGGGCAAATAAACATCATGCTGGAACTCCAAGACGTTCACACCTACTACGGCAACATCCACGCCCTCAAAGGCATCTCGCTCAACGTTGATAAAGGCGAGATCGTCACCCTCATTGGCTCCAACGGCGCCGGCAAAACCACCACCCTGCGCACCATTCAGGGCCTCATCCGCCCGCGCTCCGGCTCCATCAAACTCGAAGGCGAAGAACTCAGCAAAGTGCCGGCGCATCTCATCACCGCTCGCGGCGTGTCGCAGTCGCCGGAGGGCCGTTTGATCTTCCCGCGCATGACAGTGATGGAAAACCTGGAGATGGGCGCGT encodes the following:
- a CDS encoding ABC transporter ATP-binding protein gives rise to the protein MALLEATKVTQTFGGLTAVNSVDFVIEKGMIAGLIGPNGAGKTTFFNDITGIYKPTGGSLVFDGQSIVGLKPHDITARGISRTFQNIRLFSNMSALENVMVGSQVRMHSGLLGASPLAAWPQWAKWLIFAAGVSIIVANVPVYLVSGSISLAYLMILLGFPSALVGAMLISTLVDGLFGALFRHHTVTKEEETAEEKALKLLDYVGLGRGEAHTTAKNLPYGLQRRLEIARALATEPKLLLLDEPTAGMNPAETADLTAFIRRLRDDLGLTILLIEHDMRVVMGISDRVTVLDHGEKIAEGPPAEVQRNPQVIEAYLGKGTASAGK